The following nucleotide sequence is from Pedobacter sp. PACM 27299.
GAAGAAGCAGTCCTACAGGAATTCAAGCGCATCAATGACAGAGGTGGCGTATTGGGTGCGATGGAAACCATGTACCAACGCGGAAAAATCCAGGAAGAAAGTCTTTATTATGAAACCTTAAAACACAACGGGGAATACCCAATCGTAGGTGTAAATACTTTCCTAAATAAGAATGGTTCCCCTACTGTTGTTCCTGGAGAAATCATTAGAGCTACAGAAGAAGAGAAACAATATCAAATTACTGCTTTAAAAACCTTCCAGGACAGAAACGCAGCACATACAGCCACTATCCTCAAAAAACTACAAAAGTCGGCTATAGCCGGCGAAAACATCTTTGAAGAGCTGATGGAAGTATGTAAGGTCTGCTCATTGGGACAAATTTCGAATGCCCTTTATGAAGTTGGTGGACAATACAGAAGAAATATGTAAATATCATCTTGTGAATTACCAAGACCCTATTAATTTGAGATAAAACAAGAAAGCCTGAATAAAATTATTCAGGCTTTCTTGTTTTATTCTATTGGTGTAGCTTATGAATGTATCCAGCTAAATTTATAATCCATTGTAGGGTTTTTCATTCTATCTGCTACGCGTAACAATCGATCTGGTAAAGCCATGATATAATCACGGGCTTTTTCTCCCGTTTCATTTAGATCGCGCATGCTCTCTAATTTCCACTCTTCAATCAACTGCTGCATGATCTCTACATAATCTACCGCAGTATATACGCCTAAACGCTGTGCAGCATCTGTAAAATGACCAAACGTTTGTCCGATTTTAAGTCCCATTTCACGAAGGAAGTGAGCAGGCATTACAATCTTCTTACGCATCATATCCTCAAAAGCAACCATGGCTTCGTTTGGATCTACTTCAAATATTTTAGCCATGAAGTCTTTATAGGCTTTAGCATGACGAGCTTCATCAGAAGCAATTACACCACACATTCTGGAAAGTAAAACATCACCATCCTTCTTAGCCATCGAAGCTACTCTTCTATGCGAAATATTAGTAGCTAACTCCTGGAAACTAGTATATACAAAGTTTCTGTATGGATCATGTCCGGTACCTATATCAAAACCGTCAGCAATCAGATATTGAGTAGAAATTTCCATTTGTCGCATATCTACGCGACCGGAAAGGTAAAGATATCTATTTAGTAAGTCTCCGTGTCTATTCTCCTCTGCAGTCCAATGACGCACCCATTTCATCCAGCCACCTTGTTCATCTTTAGTGATTCCGTCTACCATCGTTAACCATGATTCATAAGTAGGCAATGCCTCTTCTGTAATGGTATCACCGATTAAGACAGCAACAAGGTCATAAGATAACCCGTCTGCATTCTCACGTAATTGCTTTATATCCTGAAAAAACGTATCGCTGGTTGAATCCGGCAAGAAATCAGAAGGCTGCCAATTAGTGTCAATCGGTTTCAAGTAGGTGTCCATCATCTCTAGCATATAGCTTTCGATATGTAACATCACTTCTCGTCTTTTTTCTGCGAAAAAACTCATTGTTTTTTATGTTTTAAATTAGTTTCAAAGATAACCAAAAATTGCATATTTTGTCGTTACACCAATATTTTATTCGCAATTAAGCGCCTTAAAAACCAGCATTCCCGACATTAAATTTGGCACCTCTACCTTACAACATCCTACAAAAGATTAAGTTTTCAATTAAGGCATTCTCAAATACATTTAAACCTTTACTGTCTCATACAAGAAGGCTTTTAGCAAGAATAAGTTTATAGAAATCGAAGAGTTATAAAAACCTCAAATGGTAAGCGATCGGGATCACCTATCCTTTCAGAGATTGGCTTAGTTATGAAATTACAGCTGTACAGCTATGGAACCTTCATCAACAGAAAAAAAGGCGGTATACAAGAAAAGCCTGTAGTTTCCTACAGGCTTCCTTTAAGATTTGGCACCGACCTACTCTCCCACGTGTTACCGCAGTACCATCGGCTCTGGCGGGCTTGACTTCTCTGTTCGGAATGGGAAGAGGTAGACACCGCCGATATAGGCACCTAAATATTTTTATTGTTTGCTTTTCCGTATCAGGTACCCTTAGCAAAAGCTATCGGTATTCCCATATACACGAACCATATTCTATGGCCCACAA
It contains:
- a CDS encoding acyl-ACP desaturase; the encoded protein is MSFFAEKRREVMLHIESYMLEMMDTYLKPIDTNWQPSDFLPDSTSDTFFQDIKQLRENADGLSYDLVAVLIGDTITEEALPTYESWLTMVDGITKDEQGGWMKWVRHWTAEENRHGDLLNRYLYLSGRVDMRQMEISTQYLIADGFDIGTGHDPYRNFVYTSFQELATNISHRRVASMAKKDGDVLLSRMCGVIASDEARHAKAYKDFMAKIFEVDPNEAMVAFEDMMRKKIVMPAHFLREMGLKIGQTFGHFTDAAQRLGVYTAVDYVEIMQQLIEEWKLESMRDLNETGEKARDYIMALPDRLLRVADRMKNPTMDYKFSWIHS